From a single Chondrocystis sp. NIES-4102 genomic region:
- a CDS encoding integrase/recombinase codes for MKVNRYGRAAILSASQITLLFNEGFTKPRDRALFGVCLYAAARINEACTLNRGDVIGIKGVRSVLVIRSYNTKGKQQTREIQVHPQLKEYLAEHHKCDRWQTRPHLFPGRHGRGHINKTSADKILRDTCKKLELEGISTHSFRRTALTRMSDAGVPLRHIQAISGHKTLAALERYLGVTEQQKESAIATLDF; via the coding sequence ATGAAAGTAAATCGCTATGGTCGGGCTGCAATTCTAAGCGCATCCCAAATTACTCTACTATTTAACGAGGGTTTCACCAAGCCCCGCGATCGCGCTTTGTTTGGGGTTTGTCTCTATGCTGCTGCCCGCATTAATGAAGCCTGTACTCTCAATCGCGGTGATGTCATCGGCATCAAAGGGGTGCGATCGGTTTTGGTGATTCGTTCCTACAACACCAAGGGCAAGCAGCAAACTCGCGAAATTCAGGTACATCCCCAACTCAAGGAATATCTAGCAGAGCATCACAAGTGCGATCGCTGGCAGACGCGCCCCCATCTCTTTCCTGGCAGGCACGGCAGGGGACATATCAACAAGACCAGTGCGGATAAGATATTGCGGGATACCTGCAAAAAACTGGAACTAGAAGGCATCAGCACCCATAGCTTTAGACGTACCGCTTTAACCCGCATGAGCGATGCGGGCGTTCCCCTACGGCATATTCAAGCTATATCAGGGCATAAGACCCTAGCAGCATTAGAACGCTATTTGGGAGTGACGGAGCAGCAGAAAGAAAGTGCGATCGCTACTTTGGATTTTTAA